Proteins from one Impatiens glandulifera chromosome 2, dImpGla2.1, whole genome shotgun sequence genomic window:
- the LOC124925120 gene encoding zinc-finger homeodomain protein 10-like has protein sequence MDNSRTPTVVNSPDSETETPIGSHPSRSIPINRGVLRRLPSISLRHRSPSLLPRSADEVIYKECQKNHAAAMGGLSLDGCGGYIAPLSADPSNPITLKCMVCDCHRNFHRCEKDDSPAPEYVLLGHHQPAPLRSHGSHLNPNPDSPPPPPPPNSSSYYHHPPAPHTALSLNSARPTDNRPSEVAVPVQVVSFSADFSRKRHRTKFSCEQKVKMQELAEKLDWRMQRSEEDLIETFCRDVGVERSVFKIWMHNNKTTLGKRGAAGNGVALGTEITNSLMIEGNNDDITSPHHENVANGSSSSSSEH, from the coding sequence ATGGATAATTCCAGGACCCCCACCGTTGTCAATTCCCCTGATTCTGAAACAGAGACTCCGATCGGGTCCCATCCAAGCAGGTCAATTCCAATCAACAGAGGCGTCCTCAGACGCCTCCCGTCTATCTCTCTCCGTCATCGGTCGCCATCTCTGCTGCCCAGGTCTGCCGACGAAGTCATCTACAAGGAATGCCAGAAGAACCACGCCGCCGCCATGGGCGGCCTCTCCCTGGACGGCTGCGGTGGTTACATTGCACCCCTCTCTGCTGACCCATCAAACCCCATCACTCTGAAATGCATGGTCTGTGACTGCCACCGTAACTTCCACCGCTGTGAAAAGGATGACTCCCCGGCGCCGGAGTATGTTCTCCTTGGCCACCACCAGCCTGCGCCGCTGCGTAGCCACGGCAGTCATCTGAACCCCAACCCCgactctcctcctcctcctccgccgCCCAATTCATCCTCCTATTACCACCACCCACCGGCCCCTCACACTGCTCTGTCTCTTAACTCTGCTCGTCCTACTGATAACCGCCCATCTGAAGTGGCGGTGCCCGTGCAGGTTGTTAGTTTCTCCGCCGATTTCAGCAGGAAGCGGCACAGGACGAAATTCAGCTGTGAGCAGAAAGTGAAGATGCAGGAACTTGCTGAGAAGTTGGACTGGAGGATGCAGAGGAGTGAGGAGGACCTGATCGAAACTTTCTGTCGTGATGTTGGTGTGGAGAGGAGTGTGTTTAAGATCTGGATGCATAACAATAAGACCACATTGGGGAAGAGAGGTGCAGCTGGAAATGGTGTGGCTTTGGGCACTGAAATCACCAACAGCCTCATGATCGAGGGAAACAATGATGACATTACTAGCCCTCATCATGAAAATGTGGCTAATGGGTCTTCGTCTTCTTCGTCTGAgcattaa